A stretch of Microbulbifer sp. SAOS-129_SWC DNA encodes these proteins:
- a CDS encoding cyclopropane-fatty-acyl-phospholipid synthase family protein, with protein sequence MKSVNNAITAPPAAVRPNWLSRLARRLVLGKLAAIRSGCLAVEEGSERFLFGDTETPAVPRATIRVHDDNTYVQVLLNGTIGSGEAYMQGSWSSPDLVAVIRVMVANMDLIQDLDSRWSFAHKAVLKVLHTLNGNSRSGSRRNIAAHYDLGNDFFRLFLDPTMMYSAAVFPQAEATLEQASMNKLERICQKLRLQPSDHLLEIGTGWGGMAVYAARHYGCQVTTTTISREQYEYAKALVAREGLEDKITLLLQDYRDLSGEYDKLVSIEMIEAVGHRYYREYFSRCSRLLKDDGLMVIQAITIPDQRFDSYRKQVDFIQRYIFPGGCLPSNQVIAQHIAEDTDMQIVALEDITRHYAQTLNAWRQAFRASIDTVRQQGFDQRFINMWDFYLCYCEGGFLERVISTAQFVFAKPRCPSPAL encoded by the coding sequence ATGAAATCCGTTAACAATGCAATTACCGCACCCCCGGCGGCCGTCCGTCCAAACTGGCTCAGCCGCCTCGCGCGGCGCCTGGTACTGGGCAAGCTCGCCGCGATTCGCAGTGGCTGCCTGGCGGTGGAAGAGGGCAGTGAACGCTTTTTGTTCGGTGATACCGAAACCCCGGCAGTGCCGCGCGCCACCATCCGCGTGCACGATGACAACACCTATGTGCAGGTGTTATTGAATGGCACCATCGGCTCCGGCGAAGCCTATATGCAGGGCAGCTGGAGCTCGCCGGACCTGGTGGCAGTGATCCGCGTGATGGTCGCCAATATGGATCTGATTCAGGATCTGGATTCCCGCTGGAGCTTTGCGCACAAGGCCGTGCTCAAAGTGCTGCACACATTGAATGGCAACAGTCGCAGCGGCTCGCGCCGCAACATCGCCGCCCACTATGATCTGGGCAATGATTTCTTCCGGCTGTTCCTCGATCCCACCATGATGTATTCAGCCGCGGTATTTCCGCAAGCAGAGGCGACGCTGGAGCAGGCGTCAATGAACAAGCTGGAGCGCATCTGCCAGAAGCTGCGCCTGCAGCCGTCGGATCACCTGCTGGAAATCGGTACCGGCTGGGGTGGCATGGCGGTTTATGCGGCCAGGCATTATGGCTGCCAGGTAACCACCACCACCATTTCCCGCGAGCAGTACGAGTACGCCAAAGCCCTGGTGGCGCGCGAGGGTCTGGAGGACAAAATTACCCTGCTGCTACAGGACTATCGCGACCTCAGCGGGGAATACGACAAACTGGTTTCCATCGAAATGATCGAGGCGGTGGGCCACCGCTATTATCGCGAGTATTTCTCCCGCTGCAGCCGCCTGCTCAAGGATGACGGCCTGATGGTAATTCAGGCCATTACCATCCCGGATCAGCGTTTCGACAGCTACCGCAAGCAGGTGGATTTTATCCAGCGCTATATCTTCCCCGGCGGCTGCCTGCCCTCGAACCAGGTAATCGCGCAGCATATTGCCGAGGACACCGATATGCAGATAGTGGCGCTGGAGGATATCACGCGCCACTATGCGCAGACCCTGAACGCCTGGCGGCAGGCCTTCCGCGCCAGTATCGATACCGTGCGCCAGCAGGGCTTTGACCAGCGCTTTATCAATATGTGGGATTTCTACCTCTGCTATTGCGAGGGGGGCTTCCTGGAGCGGGTGATCAGTACGGCGCAGTTCGTCTTCGCCAAGCCCCGTTGCCCGAGTCCGGCGCTTTAA
- a CDS encoding DUF2878 domain-containing protein, which produces MGRTLASALLFQLAWFVCVLVPAPGIVLAVTVLNLAVHARFLDRSARQWLWLAVVFIAGAALDTMLFQLGVLQNRDFAAVPPFWLLCLWLNFAAALRTAFAFLQRNLWLAAALGALAGPASYLSGSLLNGSVDLQRPLAVSLAVLAVVWALLLPLFAGLARRPCFLGARCV; this is translated from the coding sequence ATGGGACGCACGCTCGCCAGCGCGCTCTTGTTCCAGCTGGCATGGTTTGTCTGCGTGCTGGTGCCGGCGCCCGGTATCGTCCTCGCTGTCACGGTGCTCAACCTTGCCGTGCACGCCCGGTTTCTCGATCGATCGGCGCGGCAGTGGCTGTGGCTGGCAGTGGTGTTTATTGCCGGGGCGGCGCTGGATACGATGCTGTTCCAGCTGGGAGTCCTGCAGAATCGCGATTTCGCGGCAGTGCCGCCGTTCTGGTTACTGTGCCTGTGGCTCAACTTTGCCGCGGCACTGCGTACCGCGTTTGCATTCCTGCAGCGCAACCTGTGGCTTGCGGCTGCGCTCGGTGCCCTGGCGGGCCCCGCCAGTTACCTGAGTGGCAGTCTGCTTAACGGCAGCGTGGACCTGCAGCGACCCCTGGCCGTGTCTCTCGCGGTACTGGCCGTAGTTTGGGCGCTGCTGCTCCCCCTGTTTGCCGGCCTCGCACGCCGGCCCTGTTTCCTTGGAGCCCGATGTGTTTAG